GCATTGCCCCTTTCCATAAACAACAATAGTCTCTCTGACttccatttattcttttatttaatttaaatatataaaaaaatatgaagAAGTCTTCACCCTGGCAAAGGGCACATCCGAggtgagggggggcgggggaatcccTCTGCAGATGAGGGAGTGGCCCTGCCATGGTGAAGCAGAAACTCAACCACTGCCTgtcctttcccacctccccaaTCCAGTGGCTTGTTGCTTCTTCACAGAATACAGACATTCTATAGATAGTGACAGTGATGGATGACTGACAGTccggtggggtgggagaggggaatgATTCCACGGGAACATTGGTGGTGGTTCATTCTTGCTTCCATGTAATCTTGTGCAATCACAGCTCCAGTCCTGAGCAGGAGAGGTTGTCTTGGTtcctgccttgggttcctggatCGTATTTCCAGGCAAGGGCCTCTATTGGCACACAAGACCCTGGGTGAAAAATCTGCCACAGCCAACCAAacgcatacatacatacacactgcACATTCCCCCTTGTCAAGAGTCCACACAGCAACTACACAGGGACCTCCTCAAGCATCCAAACTGATGTGTGCGCACCCCGTTGCCACGTATACGCGCATCAATGCACACACTCAATAGACTCATAAACAAGCATTGTAGCAACCGGACAGATGCAATAGGAATAATCACTTGTGAGGATTTCGGCTCGCAGCTGCGCCGTATGATGCTCCCTGCAGGATCCGATGCATGAAATGAATGTTGGAGGTGATGAAATGGGATCATGACTGCCAGAGTTGCAGAATGATGCGCCTTGTGCCCCCAGCTGCaatggtgtgtgtgagtgaggcCTCTCTGGATTCATGGAGGGAATATTAGCCCAAATGTGAAAATATGGGGAAAGAAACCGTGGGGAATGGATGGCACTGACTTCGGCCCTGTGTTTGGGAAGAAGCGCATTTAATTATTCATGCACGACACGAGGGCGCAGCAGTACTATATCCAGATAGTTGACCGCCTGTGGACTGTGCCTCTTCCTTGCCTTCTCCTCACTGCCCCTGGTGCCTCCTCCATGAAAGCTGGATTAAAAAGTAATGAGGTATTTACAAACATATTTGGTTCCTTCACAGTTCAGAGGTGCAAGAGTACATTAAGGGGCTGCTGTTGGCATGTTTTTAAGCTTTGCTACCTTGCCAGCTAAACACTGGCTAtgctttcaaaatgaaaacagTCGTGATTCGCATTCCTTTCTCATTAGGAGCCCATGCTGTTGCCATAGTTCAGCGGGAGAGCATGCACTTCATGTGCATAAAGTCTCACATCCAATCCCTTGCCATCTTTGCTTGAAAGGAGTTGGGCTGGATCCCTTCCTCAGGCCCAGCACCAGGCATACTTGGGCAGTTGCCTAAGTCCATGCCCCCTGGCAAGGCCCACCATCACTAACACCCATCCTGCTTGCTCCTCTGGGTGGTCTTATACCCACTGGTGCCAGCATCCTTCCAACGGGAGCCACCTATTAAAATTTCCCATGATGCAATGCCATGGAGTGCCTGACCTAGTGAGGCTGTGTTGGTAGGGCGGTCACCTACACGTCTCTAAAAAGAAGacatcaatttgcatatgctgcttgatatgtatagatgcacattttgaaagaattaatataatttcaatagaaatacaatatatctcactatAATGGGAAAAGACCTGTATGCcttcctgctcagtctgctgtttagGTGCTCACTGTGGGTAACATTGAGTCCCGTTTTCTTGGattcttacagttctttatcgCTATACCGGATTTGGACCAGGCAAATAGAGGATGCCTGGAAATACAGGACTGCTCTCTGacggcccttcaaatagaggactgtcctctgtaaaagagggcacatggccaccgtGCAAGATGGATGCTCCAAGGCATGACATTGTGGGGGAAATTAAATAGTAGTTTGATATGCGGAGGAAGCAAGCCTGTCCTGCTAGTTAAGCTGGAGAGAGGTGGGGACCACAGCTAGAGAGAGTAGGTAGAACTGGGCTCCATAAACCAACGACGTGGCTCCTAATGAGGTAGTTCCTTATATCCTAACTTGTAATgccatgtgtggtgtagtggtcagagtgttggactgggattgaggagatcccagttctagtccccactcagccatgaagctccctgagtGACTTTGGAACAGCCACTtgttctcagcctaacctacctcagagggttgttgtgagaataaaacagagaggagaatcaagtacattgccttgggttccatggaggaaaaggcgggatacaaaccccacaaataaataatgaataattagCCTAACTTGTAACAAAATGATCCTATAaactcattggccctgttcagaggacaccttaaaccatggtttttaaccacagtggttaagccagaaagccagcctgtgttcacaagacaccttaaaccatggctttaaccacggtgaataaagcaaaaagccttattcaccatggttaaagccatggtttaaggtgccttcagAACACAggctggctttttggcttaaccactgtggttaaaaccatggtttaaggtgtcttctgaacgggccctttGAGACACAGTTACTGAGAGCCAAATCCGACGAGTATTTTATTGcgcgctcgttactgggcactcacggatttattgcatgtccctcacatgatgtcatctgcctctcgcgcgccttccgccccttctggccttacttgtgctgcaagaaaaaccagaaaaagtctggttgctgttctctgctgctgtgtgtgggaaaagcagcgtgattcgcccgactgaatgggccttgtgctccctatttacttcctgttttcaaacacgaagtaactgagcgacaatggagaagcgacggtagccagcatttcttccgaGGTGTGATGGAGTGCTCTGAGCCATTTCACATCACGTTTTCACTACACATGTACAAGTCGGGAACACCATTACGGGTGATAATTGTGCAAGAACCTGTTTGACCGCATCCACATATAAACTCTGAGAAGCTGCAACTAGCAAGGAAttccaaatttgtgcacatgTAGAAAATGATGGTTCTTCCAGAAGAGGATTTTATGGTACTATTGCCCTGCTTCATTGATGGAATGTTTTAGGGCGGTCCAGATGTCATCAtcaactttcatttgtaacccacccatccacccattgctttcccacctcttcttcttctgccttttctcttaccacagaaaatccaacaaggTGGAAATGATGGAAGAGCAGCACAATGCACCCTCTGCCTGGAAGGCCCCTTTGATAAGTGTGCTGTATTTGCGTATGATGGTAGCTAGAGGTTTCTTCCACACCCCATGTGAGACAGCAATGGCACTTACAGAAATACATATGAAAACACAAAAGGTTTTTCAGTGAAAGGCATTCAGTGGTGTACACACTGATGAGTGTACTCCACTGAATGCCAAGCTGTATTCTGAAGTAAATGAACGTGTCATGAGAAGAGCTGAAGTATGCCTTGAAAGTTGTTTAGGTGAAGACATGACACACGAGTGGATTATTCTCAGTCAAGGCTACCTTTGCAAAAGGTGCATATTAAAATTCAAATTGTTTTTCATGGAACCATATCCTGTCCTCAGGTTTGGTTTGCAAATCTGAAAAGCAATCCAAAGTTTTGTCTCTAAGGTCGAAACCTTTGTAGCTGAATGACAGACACATTCAGAAATATCACACGATACTGTCTTCTTAGGGCTGTGCTTCCAAATGACTGCAAGTCTGAATGTTgcctttgcaaaacaaacaaacaaagcgaAATCCACCCCAAACCCgcatgtagaaagctagcagGTCAGGGCGAAGCTAAGACAAGAACTCTTCTTCCTGACACAGGGCTGGACCAAGAAATTTTGAGGTTTGAGATGAAGAACAGGACAGTGCTTCAACCATTCCATGTTCATAAGCTGACCAGAGCGGtcaaggcaaaggcaaaagggctggggacaaaaataccagcatattttagctcaaagttcttactgccagtaactaaaccttaggagagactTTTAAAATGGAGAGGGAAATGCAGGTAACAACCAAActttgtttgggggaaaggggtggagccaagggaagaaggcgtggctttctggggaatcctgagggtgggggcagatttggcccctgatcctgaggttctgcaccctggttTAAGCCCTCCAGACCATGATGTGCcacagagagagagcaagagcacTCCAGAAGGTGCTTTCAGAGTAGCTGTCCTAGAAGGCTCACTCAAGCCAGCCCAGCAGGGGGAATTCAAAGTAATTATATTCTTATGGGAACTAAACGTGGTTTCTCTCATGCAGCTGCATAAGCCAAGTCCTTGCACACGCCCCACCACATGTACAGCCATTAACCCCATCTCACCTATATATCCACGGATTTATACACTTTACTAAAGCATTCAGATTCTTGATTTCTGTCACACACCTCTACATACAAACTCAAATGTCTCTATAACCTTTGATGAAATTTTCAGACCTAAacctatgcacattttaaaaccagGGCTGTCGACcactttaaaaaagcatttgctCATTAATCCTGGCTTTTGATCAGTGGAtcaattacatttaaataaatttgcgCATGATCAAAAttgctaaaagaaaaagaaagtggggggggggggaaaccctaccAAAGCCAAACAGGAGCTTTCTTGAAGTTACAGCAGGAAAGTCAGGCTTCCTACTAAATGTGAGCTTGCTTCCaatttaataataataggaaaaaagATACCAGTCACTGTTAAGGCTGTCTTTTGCATCTTCTTTTTCGAACAGAATATTCCCAATTTCAGTAACACACCGGAGCCAAAAATGGCTTCAAAAAACGAACAACTTCAAATCCCATAAGTATTGTGGAagatccagatttaaaagacaaatTGATGTCATTTTCAAGTGAGTGCTGTCAGCCTCAGTTTTGTGGTTCTTATTGCTTGGCAGGAAAGCCCCAGTGGTTTCACCCTGAAATGAAAACTATCTGCTAGCTTTGGATGTAAACTTGAAGGAAAACCCTTCCACgggaaggaaggagctggagAAAATGCGCACAGTGGCGCGCCCTTCAATCTCAGCTCCGCCGACAGGTCAAAGGAGTCAAATTTTAATCTGTGATTAAAGCTCTAGTTAATCGATCGCCCAAAGAAATCAATGCAAGCTCGCAGCCCTAATTAAAACTCATACACACTTCATTACTGTTGCTAACGCACATATACATTTCTAGTTATGGACTCAGATGTACACTTTTGTGGATACATACATCATTAAGGCAACAAGCACATACACTGATGCCAGCCGCCATGCAAGCGCATACATACACGCTCCGCCTAGGTTGCGCACGCACACTCCTTCTGGTCAGATGTTGGCCTCTCTTCACTGCCCTAACACACTCACTTGAATTTCTATTAACACTCGCCCAAGCCTCTGCTGAGAACTCATGCTTCCACTTTCACACGCGCTCTGGGAAATGTTACAGTCCCGGTTGCATTGACATGTTCTCCTACACCTCCCGTTCTCTCGCCCAAGTAAAAACGTGACATGATCTCAGCCATACACCCCAACTTTCCTCTTTATGCTCAGTTCAATTCCAATGgacataacccacccacccccaagtttatttcattttttcaatgCAATCAACCCCTttccacattttatttctgaaccATGTGAACCGGGGAGTTCATGTGGCTGGCAATTTCTACCCTgtgccatcatccccagaccCAATTAAGTATTTTCCATTCTGGAGCATCCGGTGCAAGAGATGAGTTGGCATCCTGGGTTAATACAGCCTTTCCCACATCCCCAGCCAGGTCAGTGGCAACATCAATAACAGCTCAGCTTGTGGCTCAGcccaaaggagagagagagacacctgaGGCTGCTCCGAGAACCCTTACATTCCACATGGGGGGGCCATTAACCTGAGGGAAGTGATCTTGTCAGTCAGTGTCATGGCCCCAAAGAAGAAGCAGGGGTTCATATTTTTTTATGCACAAAAGAGATACAGCTACAGCACACCAGTTCTTCATATTGCTGGGAACTCTCACAAGatgcccctcctccccatggcattAGAAAGGAGATAGATGGGGCGTGAAAGCAATACTGTCCCTTTGGCCAATATCCATCTTCCTAAAGTTCCGGGAAGTTTTGTGGTTGCCAGCAGGGGAATGTCTATATCTGATGGAGCAGGGTCCGCTTCCAGTTCAGAACCAGCGCTCTCTTTCTCGTTCTCACcaagcagggtggtggtggtgtccctCTCCTGTCCCTTTTGCCATCAGCCAAATGTCTTCCAGCTCTCGCCCTGATAAAAACCACAACTTCCttaacccacccactcccacatcCCCGTCCCCTCGGTCGCCCGTCCCCCTCGTCAGCCAAAGTAGGGATTCtcattctggaagttgtaatcTGGACAGACCTTCTGAACCAACTTGTAGTCGAtgctgaagaaagaaatgaagatgCAGATGACCTTGAAGGGCTTGGCACACAGCCAGGCAGCGTGGCTCTGCGTGTGCTCGGTGAAGCAGATCTTGGAGGGGTCATAGAGGCATGGCTTGTTCTTACGCGCCCGGTTGGTCTTCTCGTACTCCACGTGGCAGTTGAAGGTCTTGGATTCCTTGGGCTCGGCTAAGGTGGACTGCTGGGGGTGGAGATGCTGAGCTTGGATTGGGGGCACCAGGACGTCAAACTCCACCACCTTGGTGGGCGGCACAATGCTCACCGAGACGTTGCCCAGACTGGAGGAGTTGTGCCGGAAGTAGACGCTGAAGGTGCCGTTGATGTGGTCCACAATCTTGCCGGTCACTAGTAGGCTAAACTTTAGGGTCTTGATGTTGAAGTAGAAATCGCCCCAGCCAAAGATCTTCTTGGTTCGGCCTGCCTTCAGGGAGGGCTTCCTCTTGGCTCGCTGGTTGAAGTGCTCCATGGCTGTCTGGTTCTTGCTCCAGTCCCAGGGACTCAGGGCACCACCGTAGGGGTCCAGCTTGGCTTTGGACGGCTCGCTGGAAAATATCCGAGCAGGGCTGAGTGAGTGGGGTTTCAAAGCAGTGCCATACGGTCCAGTCTTCAAGACACTCGAGGGACTCATCTCCAGGTAGTTCAGGGTCTTGCTCACATGACCCTCCGCACAGACAACCTGtcaaagagggagagaaatgggggAGTTTTAAGTGAGTTAGGCCAACATCAACACCAAAAAAGCAGCGATTTTGCCAGGAAACACGGTGTTGTGGGGAGCGTGCACCTTCTTTGCAAATAGAATTGTGTTTCTGGGAGAGCAATTCTGCTTGCAGACAAGGTACCCTCTCACCCATGCAAAACCAAAGGAGTTTGGGGTGGCAAATTTGGCCATGGTGCCCTCAGGGGATGCAAAAATGGCCATGGGGGGGTCACACGTAAGCCACCGGCCTCATGTTCCCTACCTCTGCTCTTGTTGAAGCTGTTGAGAAGGGCCcctttaatgtgcacattttccaggAAAAATGAGTACACTGCGCAGCGGTACCATGTTATGAAAACCACAGGCCCTAGTCCAAGGCCTTGTTAGCCTGTTTAATAAATCCAACCCTGATCAAAACAGCTTCAGTCTCCattgtcagaaagaaagaaaaaatcaagTGCAGGGTCAAGTGCAGTTTTGCAACCGATCACCTGAGTAGCATTGATGGACCAcaatttgagaatttctcctccaatCCATCTTACTATACCTAAGCACAGCATTTCTTTCTactttcatcattattattattattattattattattattattattattatttgcatttttatactgcccaatagccgaagctccctgggtggttcacaaaaactaaaaccattcaaagtataaaacaaacaataacatTTTCAAAGTTAATGTTATTAACTTTGAAAATGGTGCAGAGAGACCCTGGAAAGCCTGTGTAGCCTTCAGTAGCACAGTTCTAAGTCCCATTTTGTTGCATACATGGGATTGTGGGCCCTGAGCCAGTAAGACCCTGGTTCAAACCTCACCTCAGTGATAaactcaatatttatttatttattacatttttatagtgcccatcaaccgaagctctctgggcattgcacaattaaaaaccataaaatataacgagtataaatttaaaacatttaaaagttaaaaaagcaatataaaaccagctacattaaaaaccaaggaaagcctgtgtaaaaaggtacgtcttcaggaggtgtttaaaagatgttacgttttctGACTCCCGAACCACAGgaggaagggttttccagagggtggcctTGGACAAGGTGTTATCTCTCAGCCACACTTCCCAATCTGCAACAGTGGGGAAATGACTGTATTGTGCAAATCTTTTGTagtccagcagtgggcagggccaaaggaaaagggggcagggtcaAAATTCCAAAAAACAACAGCTGggtattgtaggacattttttttcttaagcctgtttaggattgtgccttaaatcttTTACTgtcggtaactaagccttaggagagcatTTCAACCTTACAgaatgagggtggggtggggaaactgaataaaaaccaggaatccacaaaaaattggtggttggggggaaagggggtgtgtcCTTCTGGAGATCCCtgagggctgcatttggcccacgggcctgaggttttgcatccCTGATATACAATTCTACCTTTATATATAGAAAAATGCTATATAACATTGGATATATATAGGCAAAATTGGATTTTCCTTCGTATACGGGATGGGTGCGGCTCTTTCCCCCTCTGCATTTGGAAGCTGGCTACAAAGAAccatgcctttgagcatgtgcagaatgcctgaGCGACTTCAGGCCGCCCTGCTATACATCTAGGATCAGAGCTTTCTAGGGCTTTCCAGGTCAAGCAGTTTGCCGCTTCAAGCAGACTTGAGCCCCAGTTCTTCTTACTGTGCAAATAAAGCGCTCAGGAAGTGGCTGCAGCGATCAAACTTTCTCATCTCTATTTCTGTGAACGGTGTACCCATCCACACTTGACCTGATGATGCCTCACATGATGggacacacctctctctctctctctctctctctctctctctctctctctctctcaggaaacTGTTTAACCAGTTTGTGGGTGCATGGCGGAGGGGCATTCAATGGTGCCTCGATTCAGATTTGAGTGTGTCCACATGCGATTTCCTGCTGCTGGTTCTTGCTCTGCTTCCCTTTGCTGGATTAAACAGCCCATTAACACCTGATGCTTTTGTCCCAGGGAAGAAGGGAGTTGCGTTGCGTGCTGTCATCCGCTCGTCCTTAGAGAAAGTTGATGACAGCGGCAACAAGCAAGCTCAATGCCACAGAAatgcccctccttccttccttccccccacccccacccccaccccttgccttGATTGACCAGGATTACTCCACTCCTCAAGATCTTTGCCTGGGGCTACGGAGTATCGCTTGGGGAATTGAACCTGCGGCTCACAGATCTCAGCCCCGTCATATCCCTCAGTGCCAAGAGCCACACACAGCCATGCCAaataaaagagaggaaggaaCATCATGGAATGAAgcggcggggtgtgtgtgggggggtgtgtgGAAGGAAATCAAACCGCGCAACTGTGTGCTTCTGTCTTTAAACCACCCCCTCGCCACCGGTGTCTCTTGATTGATTGGTCCCAGCCCAAATCCCCCAAGGCGGCAAGATGCACACGCAGCAGG
This window of the Elgaria multicarinata webbii isolate HBS135686 ecotype San Diego chromosome 3, rElgMul1.1.pri, whole genome shotgun sequence genome carries:
- the NXPH4 gene encoding neurexophilin-4, which codes for MKVLSWVHLILSQWLLQKVVCAEGHVSKTLNYLEMSPSSVLKTGPYGTALKPHSLSPARIFSSEPSKAKLDPYGGALSPWDWSKNQTAMEHFNQRAKRKPSLKAGRTKKIFGWGDFYFNIKTLKFSLLVTGKIVDHINGTFSVYFRHNSSSLGNVSVSIVPPTKVVEFDVLVPPIQAQHLHPQQSTLAEPKESKTFNCHVEYEKTNRARKNKPCLYDPSKICFTEHTQSHAAWLCAKPFKVICIFISFFSIDYKLVQKVCPDYNFQNENPYFG